The Deltaproteobacteria bacterium genome contains a region encoding:
- a CDS encoding VacB/RNase II family 3'-5' exoribonuclease gives MRGREYWEEWLRRNADAFRSKAESIRDWYRLAGVSKGERRMFRAAMKSVGEAGGRRGKGRHGPRRPGGEAAHPETPYAGADRHRREENAGPVREGRLRFTREGRPLVIPDSRDEPAIRIPGHALSGAWPKDRVRVRLERRRGGMPPSGRIVQVVERGIRLFVGRYSPIGARDFVRFRDREADLHLPVTVPEDLEPQANDLVLAEVDRYPRGGEEGHAQIIRVLGKDYDMGTIFLAVVCARDVPVEFSDGAINEAKDIPHVVRFPIARLRDSDAHETVERVDLRDYPFVTIDGDDARDFDDAVCLVQEHGRARILVAIADVSRYVALGSRLDRDAFERGTSVYFPDRAVPMLPPALSEGVCSLKPGVNRLTMTVDIPLDAYGRPGRASFYPSVIRSRARLTYGEVHAFLTGGGAGAVKGAIPPEIGKMLRSMEAAAGRLTLARSDRGALDFDLPEAKIVVENDFPARVEAYPRWEAHRLIEEFMLLANTAVAEFLSEKGFTFLSRIHEPPAEDRMEEFEDAAARLLRRAKVTERRDVSSRLQAWTEAARGGKYERYINVLMLRSLMLARYGPEQAGHFGLALSQYTHFTSPIRRYPDLVVHRVLKAALGEKSLSAYASGLKESAGEIGRHLSARERAAMDAERDVEQRAKALHLSKRTGETFTGVISSIVGYGFFVELAECFAEGFVHISSLRDDDYRYSAERGEWFGTLRKTRFSLGDRLRVRLRRADVERGEIDLVYVEKLPDTA, from the coding sequence GTGAGAGGCAGGGAATACTGGGAGGAATGGCTCCGCCGGAACGCCGACGCATTCCGCTCGAAGGCGGAAAGCATCCGGGACTGGTACCGGCTTGCGGGCGTATCGAAGGGTGAGCGGCGGATGTTCCGTGCCGCGATGAAGAGCGTGGGCGAAGCGGGAGGCAGGCGCGGAAAGGGAAGGCACGGGCCCCGAAGGCCGGGGGGCGAAGCCGCGCACCCGGAAACGCCGTACGCAGGCGCTGACAGACACCGCAGAGAAGAAAACGCCGGGCCGGTGCGGGAAGGACGGCTGCGGTTTACGCGGGAAGGGAGGCCGCTCGTCATTCCGGATTCCCGGGATGAGCCTGCAATCCGCATTCCCGGCCATGCGCTCTCCGGCGCCTGGCCGAAGGACCGCGTCCGCGTCCGGCTGGAACGGCGCAGGGGAGGCATGCCCCCGTCCGGACGCATCGTCCAGGTCGTGGAACGCGGGATCCGTCTCTTCGTGGGCCGTTATTCCCCGATCGGAGCGCGCGATTTCGTGAGGTTCCGCGACCGGGAGGCGGACCTGCACCTGCCGGTGACGGTCCCGGAAGACCTGGAACCACAGGCGAACGACCTCGTGCTGGCGGAAGTCGACCGGTATCCGCGCGGCGGGGAAGAGGGACACGCTCAGATCATCAGGGTTCTCGGCAAGGATTACGACATGGGTACGATCTTCCTCGCGGTCGTCTGCGCCAGGGACGTACCCGTCGAATTTTCCGATGGAGCGATAAATGAAGCAAAGGATATCCCTCATGTCGTACGTTTCCCCATTGCGCGGTTGAGGGATAGCGATGCGCACGAAACGGTTGAGCGTGTCGACCTTCGCGATTATCCTTTCGTGACCATCGACGGCGACGATGCGCGCGATTTCGACGACGCCGTCTGCCTGGTGCAGGAACACGGCCGTGCAAGGATCCTCGTGGCGATCGCCGACGTATCACGCTACGTTGCCTTGGGGTCCCGGCTCGACCGGGATGCCTTTGAGCGTGGCACCAGCGTATACTTTCCGGACCGTGCCGTACCGATGCTTCCCCCGGCCCTTTCGGAGGGCGTGTGCAGTCTGAAGCCGGGCGTGAACCGGCTGACGATGACGGTGGATATCCCGCTCGACGCGTACGGCCGCCCCGGACGCGCATCATTCTATCCCTCGGTGATTCGAAGCCGCGCACGTCTGACCTATGGAGAGGTGCATGCGTTCCTGACCGGCGGAGGAGCGGGCGCCGTCAAGGGAGCGATCCCGCCGGAAATCGGGAAAATGCTGAGGTCGATGGAGGCGGCGGCCGGACGCCTTACGCTTGCGCGCTCGGACCGCGGGGCGCTCGACTTCGACCTTCCCGAGGCGAAGATCGTCGTGGAGAACGATTTCCCGGCGAGGGTCGAGGCGTATCCACGATGGGAGGCGCACAGGCTCATCGAGGAGTTCATGCTGCTGGCGAACACGGCGGTTGCGGAATTCCTCTCCGAAAAGGGTTTCACGTTCCTGTCCCGCATTCACGAACCGCCGGCGGAGGACCGGATGGAAGAATTCGAGGACGCCGCGGCGAGGCTCCTGCGGCGCGCGAAGGTCACCGAGCGCAGGGACGTTTCATCCCGCCTCCAGGCGTGGACCGAGGCTGCCCGCGGCGGTAAATACGAAAGATACATCAACGTGCTTATGTTGCGCAGCCTCATGCTGGCCCGTTACGGGCCCGAGCAGGCGGGGCATTTCGGGCTTGCGCTCTCCCAATATACTCACTTCACATCGCCGATCAGGCGTTATCCGGACCTTGTCGTCCACCGCGTCCTCAAGGCGGCGCTTGGTGAAAAGAGTCTCTCGGCCTACGCGTCCGGTCTAAAGGAGAGCGCGGGCGAGATCGGACGGCACTTGAGCGCGCGCGAAAGGGCCGCGATGGACGCCGAGCGCGACGTCGAGCAGCGGGCCAAGGCGCTGCATCTTTCGAAAAGGACGGGAGAGACGTTCACCGGCGTCATCTCTTCTATCGTCGGTTACGGATTCTTCGTGGAACTTGCCGAATGCTTTGCGGAGGGGTTCGTCCACATATCGAGCCTGCGAGACGACGATTACCGCTATTCGGCGGAACGGGGTGAGTGGTTCGGGACCCTTCGGAAGACGCGATTCTCGCTGGGCGACCGCCTGCGCGTGCGGTTGCGCCGCGCCGACGTGGAACGTGGCGAAATCGATCTCGTTTACGTTGAAAAGCTGCCGGATACCGCCTAA